In Bythopirellula goksoeyrii, a single window of DNA contains:
- the pyk gene encoding pyruvate kinase: MDRKTKYYRQTKIVITLGPATESPECLAKLIAAGVDIIRLNMAHATREWVEEVVGRIRRVSQESERQVAVMMDVKGPEIRTGDVEKPLELDVGDLLDFHAESAEVMNDGVPSVSVNYAKLSQDVDVGQIILVDSGLLRFKVLARDEERIRCEVLTSGTLGSRRHINLPGVQVDLPALTEKDEADLKAGVAAGIDFVALSFVRQAEDVQTLRKFLDENGSIAKIVSKIEEQAGVRNMEDIIRASDAIMVARGDLGIEIDYHQLPLVQTELVRACQAEGKPVIIATHLLESMIHSPIPTRAEISDVSNAVREQADAVMLSGETTTGAYPLECVEVFKNIIQSIEPTVHGQLNSQIQLREPKAKMLRSAAVLAQELGQSAIVVFTRSGFLAYVLGALRPYGVPIYAFTDVESIFRQLLLPWGVEPFLMEFSEDPEQTILDSLDVLKQKQWCAPGTWVVVITNALANKKVIDTMQLREVE, encoded by the coding sequence ATGGACAGAAAAACAAAATACTACCGGCAGACGAAAATCGTAATCACCCTCGGGCCCGCGACGGAATCGCCCGAGTGTCTGGCGAAGTTGATCGCAGCAGGCGTGGATATCATCCGCTTGAATATGGCTCATGCTACGCGAGAGTGGGTCGAGGAGGTTGTAGGTCGGATTCGACGTGTCTCCCAGGAATCGGAACGACAAGTCGCTGTGATGATGGATGTGAAAGGTCCCGAGATTCGCACTGGGGATGTGGAGAAGCCACTGGAGTTGGATGTCGGTGATTTGTTGGATTTCCATGCCGAATCCGCAGAAGTGATGAATGACGGTGTTCCGAGTGTTTCGGTAAATTATGCCAAGCTTTCTCAAGATGTGGATGTCGGGCAGATCATTCTAGTCGATAGTGGCTTGCTGCGTTTCAAAGTACTCGCCAGGGATGAAGAACGAATCCGCTGCGAAGTCCTCACCTCGGGCACACTCGGTTCCCGGAGGCACATCAATCTTCCCGGAGTTCAGGTCGACCTGCCTGCGCTGACTGAAAAAGACGAAGCAGATCTAAAAGCGGGTGTTGCCGCTGGAATTGATTTTGTGGCGTTATCATTTGTGCGCCAAGCAGAGGACGTTCAGACACTGCGCAAATTCTTGGATGAGAATGGATCCATTGCAAAGATTGTTTCCAAGATTGAAGAGCAAGCAGGTGTCCGCAATATGGAGGACATCATTAGAGCATCCGACGCGATCATGGTGGCGCGCGGTGACCTGGGTATCGAAATTGATTATCACCAATTGCCTCTCGTACAGACCGAGCTCGTCCGTGCTTGCCAGGCAGAAGGCAAGCCCGTCATCATTGCTACACATCTGCTAGAGTCGATGATCCATTCGCCCATTCCAACTCGAGCAGAGATTTCTGACGTTTCCAATGCGGTCCGCGAACAAGCGGACGCTGTCATGTTGTCGGGCGAAACGACCACGGGCGCTTATCCTTTGGAATGTGTGGAAGTCTTTAAGAACATCATTCAAAGTATCGAACCAACGGTACATGGGCAATTGAATTCTCAAATCCAGCTACGTGAGCCAAAAGCAAAGATGTTGCGTTCAGCTGCCGTGTTGGCACAAGAGTTAGGGCAATCAGCTATCGTGGTATTTACTCGAAGTGGCTTCCTCGCCTACGTCCTGGGAGCGTTGCGACCCTATGGAGTACCGATTTATGCCTTTACCGATGTTGAGAGCATATTTCGTCAGCTTCTTCTCCCTTGGGGGGTCGAACCCTTCTTGATGGAATTTTCAGAGGACCCCGAGCAAACGATCCTTGATTCACTCGACGTACTAAAACAGAAACAATGGTGTGCCCCAGGCACTTGGGTCGTCGTGATTACCAATGCTCTGGCAAACAAGAAAGTCATTGACACGATGCAACTTCGAGAAGTGGAATGA
- a CDS encoding DUF1559 domain-containing protein: protein MQNKKSRIRLNAGFTLVELLVVIAIIGVLVALLLPAVQAAREAARRMQCVNNCKQLALSTQNYESSRKTLPPAGLFLPKPGNESDKVNLRAGRNHSWIVLMLPYIEQQNLYSQFDIENTNIANTLGDPQPQESEISSLLCPSESAQGRTYKHWGTNAPGTGERSRFAKGNYAAFESVHHADYFRWPGAISLYGNKLGAIEDGTSSTLLLSEVRTRDQEEDQRGAWALPWAGAAILAYDMHAVDASGQESKISADTGLEFMPDPNWAGLSRRPNSTNPDIGYSCPDPVGALAEGVPCAIDAFISAAPRSNHLGGVNASFVDGHVSFLTDEVDDFVMAYLVYIRDGQSVDTSEL from the coding sequence ATGCAAAACAAGAAGAGCAGAATCAGGCTGAATGCCGGATTTACCTTGGTTGAACTCTTGGTGGTCATCGCCATCATAGGGGTGTTGGTTGCCCTCCTGCTGCCAGCAGTGCAGGCCGCACGAGAGGCCGCCCGGCGGATGCAATGTGTAAACAATTGCAAGCAACTCGCTTTGTCGACACAGAACTACGAATCGTCGCGCAAGACACTTCCTCCGGCAGGACTTTTTCTCCCGAAGCCGGGTAATGAGAGCGACAAGGTGAATCTTCGCGCCGGTCGCAATCACAGTTGGATCGTTTTAATGTTGCCTTATATCGAGCAGCAAAACCTCTATTCCCAGTTTGATATTGAGAATACCAATATCGCCAACACACTCGGCGATCCTCAGCCCCAGGAGTCTGAGATTTCTTCGTTATTGTGTCCTAGCGAATCAGCACAAGGTCGTACTTACAAGCATTGGGGTACCAATGCACCAGGCACTGGAGAGCGTTCGCGTTTTGCCAAAGGGAACTACGCGGCCTTTGAAAGCGTCCATCATGCGGATTACTTTCGTTGGCCCGGCGCGATAAGTCTCTATGGGAATAAATTGGGAGCGATCGAGGATGGTACCTCGTCTACTCTCTTGCTCTCGGAGGTGCGTACTCGCGATCAAGAAGAAGATCAACGTGGTGCATGGGCTTTGCCTTGGGCAGGGGCTGCGATTCTTGCTTACGACATGCATGCTGTCGATGCATCGGGACAGGAAAGCAAAATCTCGGCTGACACGGGACTTGAGTTCATGCCTGACCCAAACTGGGCCGGTTTGTCCCGAAGGCCAAATAGCACGAACCCGGACATTGGGTACTCGTGTCCCGATCCTGTCGGCGCTCTAGCCGAAGGGGTGCCCTGCGCAATTGACGCTTTCATATCCGCTGCCCCGCGATCCAATCATTTAGGAGGAGTCAATGCCTCTTTCGTCGATGGTCACGTCTCGTTCCTTACTGATGAGGTTGACGATTTTGTAATGGCTTACCTTGTTTATATTCGTGATGGACAAAGTGTCGACACAAGCGAACTATAG
- a CDS encoding putative ATP-dependent zinc protease, whose amino-acid sequence MSFRSRVLVILLVGVMVPAGSLGTAKESAEPANASTKKAESNNGGSELTLKRTKKSKLATNLLASATKTRKSRKTAPSSNVEPITKSDLKRAKLDLVEESDLPNLEPRNREDEKLTIGAIARVTETQSELPFLARVDTGAASCSMHCEEWEIDEEAESMEENIGKDIRVLISNDENESQWVDSRIEHCVVVKTSEKRETRYKVPMTLRWKDFEKEVVVTLNNRGHMVYPLLLGRNFLENDFVVDITLPSE is encoded by the coding sequence ATGTCCTTTCGGTCCAGGGTTCTCGTGATTCTCTTGGTGGGGGTCATGGTCCCGGCTGGTTCCCTTGGCACTGCCAAGGAAAGTGCGGAGCCTGCAAATGCTTCCACAAAGAAGGCCGAGTCTAACAACGGTGGTTCCGAGCTGACCCTCAAGAGAACGAAGAAGTCGAAGTTGGCTACTAATCTCTTGGCCTCAGCGACCAAGACTCGCAAGTCACGCAAAACGGCTCCTTCCTCGAATGTGGAACCGATCACGAAGTCGGATTTGAAACGCGCCAAGCTAGATCTGGTGGAAGAGAGTGACCTGCCGAATTTGGAGCCGCGCAACCGTGAGGATGAGAAACTGACGATCGGTGCAATAGCTCGGGTAACGGAGACCCAGAGCGAACTGCCATTTCTTGCGCGCGTCGATACGGGGGCCGCTTCTTGTTCGATGCACTGCGAAGAGTGGGAAATCGACGAAGAGGCCGAATCCATGGAGGAGAATATCGGCAAAGATATTCGTGTACTGATCAGCAATGACGAAAATGAATCACAATGGGTCGACAGCCGCATTGAACACTGCGTGGTCGTTAAGACTAGCGAGAAACGCGAGACTCGTTACAAAGTCCCGATGACCTTGCGCTGGAAAGATTTTGAGAAGGAAGTCGTTGTTACTCTCAACAATCGGGGCCACATGGTCTATCCGCTTCTCTTGGGAAGGAATTTTCTCGAAAACGATTTCGTCGTCGACATCACGCTTCCGAGTGAGTGA
- the pdxA gene encoding 4-hydroxythreonine-4-phosphate dehydrogenase PdxA, which yields MDTAKKRLAITMGDAAGIGPEVIVRAWADPRVHQCSRPVVLGHPDIMCQAVRLLDAKLGVIEVDKDFDQVMPDTIPCLRVGSDDVLAVPHGSVDALTGQAAYEALIRAIDETLAGRFDGIVTAPLSKAALHAAGHFYPGHTELLAERCGVTDFAMMLYLPPEELPNSVAGLGVVHVTLHMALSEVFANLSTAAILEKCHLAQRVMHEGFGLESPRIGVCALNPHGGESGLFGDEETRIIAPAVEQAQAAGISVTGPFPTDTLMVRARDGEFDAIVAMYHDQGHIALKLLGMHRAVNITLGLPIIRTSVAHGTAFDRAWQATAESTGMVAAITTAAKLAK from the coding sequence ATGGACACGGCAAAGAAACGACTGGCGATCACGATGGGCGATGCTGCGGGTATTGGCCCAGAGGTCATTGTTCGCGCCTGGGCCGATCCCCGGGTTCATCAATGTTCGCGGCCTGTGGTGTTGGGCCATCCTGATATTATGTGCCAGGCGGTCAGACTACTCGATGCAAAACTTGGAGTCATCGAAGTCGACAAGGACTTCGATCAGGTCATGCCCGATACGATTCCTTGCCTGCGAGTTGGCAGCGACGATGTGTTGGCCGTGCCGCATGGCAGTGTCGATGCCCTTACGGGCCAGGCGGCTTACGAAGCTTTGATCCGTGCGATTGATGAGACACTGGCCGGGCGATTCGATGGGATTGTCACCGCCCCTCTGAGTAAGGCCGCCCTCCACGCCGCCGGTCACTTCTATCCTGGGCACACGGAACTGCTGGCCGAGCGTTGCGGCGTCACCGACTTTGCCATGATGCTCTATCTGCCGCCGGAAGAATTGCCTAACAGCGTTGCCGGGCTTGGTGTGGTGCATGTGACTCTGCACATGGCCCTGAGCGAAGTGTTTGCCAACCTGTCGACGGCGGCAATCCTAGAAAAATGCCATCTTGCCCAGCGGGTGATGCACGAAGGCTTTGGACTCGAGTCGCCCAGAATCGGAGTATGCGCTTTGAACCCCCACGGTGGTGAGTCGGGGCTCTTTGGAGACGAAGAAACGCGCATCATCGCCCCGGCAGTTGAACAAGCTCAAGCGGCAGGGATCAGCGTAACGGGACCTTTCCCGACGGACACGCTCATGGTTCGCGCACGTGACGGCGAATTCGATGCCATCGTTGCCATGTACCACGACCAGGGTCACATCGCGTTGAAACTCTTAGGAATGCATCGCGCGGTCAATATAACGCTGGGCCTACCAATTATTCGCACCAGCGTGGCCCACGGCACCGCCTTCGATCGTGCCTGGCAAGCAACCGCCGAGTCCACCGGCATGGTCGCGGCGATCACAACGGCAGCGAAATTGGCGAAGTAG
- a CDS encoding HTTM domain-containing protein, translated as MGVFSDTRGYIAECWQAWNRFWFRPTDPATLSLIRLLAGAMLFYTHLVWSFDLQAFIGQDGWLPVEYIRRIQGQQWSVWSVFFWTKPVWLLWTVHIVALLVFFCLMLGLFSRTMAVLGFLFAVSYAHRISPGAFFGLDKANCMLALYTMLGPCGARYSLDSVRRLRRGDTQPVAPSTSANLAIRLLQIHLCIIYLFSGLAKLTGENWHAGTAVWWAIANQEYQSLDMTWIANYPVLIAIATHVALFWELFYCALVWNRYTRPLVLWMAVFVHGGIALIMGMITFGLAMLIANVSFFKPATVRRWVDPVASRIARLLGAGR; from the coding sequence ATGGGAGTCTTCTCAGATACGCGTGGATACATTGCTGAGTGTTGGCAAGCTTGGAATCGGTTTTGGTTCCGGCCGACGGATCCCGCTACGCTCTCGCTGATTCGTCTGCTGGCCGGGGCGATGTTGTTCTACACGCATCTGGTTTGGTCGTTCGATCTGCAGGCTTTCATTGGCCAGGATGGTTGGCTCCCTGTGGAATACATCCGCCGGATTCAGGGCCAACAATGGTCCGTGTGGAGCGTTTTTTTCTGGACCAAACCGGTGTGGCTGCTGTGGACGGTCCACATAGTTGCCTTGCTCGTCTTTTTCTGCCTCATGCTCGGACTCTTCAGCCGCACAATGGCGGTGCTGGGATTCTTGTTCGCCGTTTCGTATGCTCACCGAATTAGTCCCGGTGCATTCTTCGGCCTCGACAAAGCGAACTGCATGCTCGCGCTCTATACCATGCTTGGTCCCTGTGGGGCACGTTACTCGCTCGACAGTGTTCGCAGGCTCCGACGTGGGGACACCCAGCCAGTGGCCCCCAGCACGTCAGCCAACTTGGCAATACGACTCTTGCAGATTCACCTATGTATCATCTACCTCTTCTCAGGGTTGGCAAAACTCACGGGCGAGAACTGGCATGCCGGCACAGCCGTTTGGTGGGCAATCGCAAATCAAGAATATCAGTCGCTGGACATGACGTGGATTGCGAACTATCCGGTCTTGATTGCCATCGCCACGCACGTCGCGCTCTTCTGGGAATTGTTTTACTGTGCCTTGGTATGGAATCGTTATACGCGCCCACTGGTGTTGTGGATGGCAGTTTTTGTTCACGGTGGGATCGCCCTCATTATGGGGATGATCACGTTCGGCCTAGCGATGTTGATTGCCAATGTCTCGTTTTTCAAGCCCGCCACGGTCCGCCGCTGGGTCGATCCGGTGGCTAGTCGCATTGCGCGATTGTTGGGAGCTGGTCGCTAA
- a CDS encoding TIGR03000 domain-containing protein: MRFKGFASWQMALLAAVLVVGLSTESMAWSHGSWGSYGSSASYGSYGSSASYGSYGSGGSYGSYGRVGIFGRIHARHAARRAARASYGSYGSSGSYGSYGSSGSYGSYASSGSSGSYGSSGSSGSYGGTYYQEVPEGAEETSAADDATVEVTLPADAKVFVNDNPTTSTGSSRSYVSNGLKRGQAYRYDFRVEYEQDGETVVKEESINLTAGDKLALSFGIDENSETVTAMKPAKTELKVSVPAEAKVFLAGAPTEQTGTDRNYSTSRLSAGQTWTGYTVRVELDVDGQTEVREETLDIEGGQTYELAFNFENETQDLADNLAQLTN, translated from the coding sequence ATGAGATTTAAAGGCTTTGCATCTTGGCAAATGGCATTGTTGGCAGCGGTATTAGTAGTGGGCCTTTCGACCGAGTCGATGGCTTGGTCGCACGGCAGTTGGGGTTCCTATGGATCAAGCGCCTCCTATGGTTCTTACGGCTCGAGCGCGAGTTATGGTAGCTACGGTTCTGGCGGAAGCTACGGCAGCTATGGCCGAGTAGGCATTTTCGGCAGAATTCATGCCCGTCACGCTGCCCGACGTGCCGCCCGCGCGAGCTATGGTTCGTATGGCAGTTCTGGCAGCTACGGAAGCTATGGCAGTTCGGGTAGCTACGGAAGCTATGCCTCGAGTGGCAGCTCGGGAAGCTACGGTTCAAGCGGTAGCTCGGGAAGCTATGGCGGAACGTATTACCAGGAAGTCCCGGAAGGTGCCGAAGAGACAAGTGCCGCGGATGATGCCACCGTCGAAGTGACCCTCCCTGCTGATGCAAAGGTATTTGTCAACGACAATCCTACGACCAGCACCGGTTCTTCTCGTAGCTATGTCTCGAACGGTCTCAAGCGAGGTCAAGCCTATCGCTACGACTTCCGCGTGGAGTATGAGCAGGATGGCGAAACCGTGGTCAAAGAGGAATCGATCAATCTCACCGCTGGCGACAAGTTGGCCCTCTCCTTCGGAATCGACGAAAATTCTGAAACGGTAACGGCCATGAAACCAGCTAAGACAGAACTGAAAGTCTCGGTTCCAGCCGAAGCCAAAGTCTTCTTAGCCGGCGCACCAACCGAGCAGACTGGCACCGACCGCAACTATTCAACAAGTCGGCTTTCCGCCGGCCAGACTTGGACTGGTTACACAGTTCGGGTTGAATTGGATGTGGACGGTCAGACAGAAGTTCGTGAGGAAACCCTCGATATCGAAGGGGGCCAAACCTACGAGCTAGCATTCAATTTCGAGAATGAAACTCAAGACTTGGCCGACAATTTGGCCCAGTTGACCAATTAG
- a CDS encoding protein-L-isoaspartate(D-aspartate) O-methyltransferase encodes MGSHLTATTLAVVMSGLIAPCIIAQDYAALREKMVAEEIEAAGVKNPAVLSAMRATPRHEFVLSKWLPQAYLDGALPIGDRQTISPPYVVAFMTAQLDPQPTDRVLEIGTGSGYQAAVLSPLVKEVYTIEIVSDLGRRAERTLRRLDYENVHVRIGDGYQGWPEAAPFDKIIVTCSPEAIPPPLIEQLAEGGRMIIPVGERYQQNLIRVTKQSGELTQEPLQATLFVPMTGTAESQREVLPDPAHPQIANGNFEKVIGQDRTPEGWHYLRGVKVSSVGDAPKSPKSPKGNYLSFENALPGEASRALQGFALDGREVRAVRISALVRGAELGPGPTPHQRPAIILTCYDRRRAVIENQVLGPWQGSFDWKAVQKEIRVPDVTREAILRLGLLGGTGKLDIDQVLLEVIED; translated from the coding sequence ATGGGGAGCCACTTGACCGCAACAACATTGGCAGTCGTGATGAGTGGTCTTATAGCGCCATGCATCATAGCACAAGACTATGCCGCGCTACGAGAGAAAATGGTAGCCGAAGAAATCGAGGCTGCCGGAGTGAAAAACCCCGCAGTGCTCAGTGCCATGCGGGCCACTCCTCGGCACGAGTTCGTTCTTTCCAAGTGGCTGCCCCAAGCCTATCTCGATGGCGCCTTGCCCATTGGCGACCGACAGACAATCTCGCCGCCGTATGTGGTCGCTTTCATGACCGCACAGCTCGATCCTCAACCTACGGATCGTGTCCTCGAGATCGGCACAGGAAGTGGATACCAGGCTGCGGTGCTGAGTCCCTTGGTAAAGGAAGTCTACACGATTGAAATCGTCTCTGATCTTGGTCGTCGCGCCGAGCGAACTCTCCGCAGGCTGGATTACGAAAACGTCCACGTGCGTATTGGCGATGGCTATCAAGGTTGGCCCGAAGCGGCTCCGTTCGACAAGATCATAGTCACTTGCTCTCCTGAAGCGATTCCTCCGCCACTTATTGAGCAACTTGCCGAAGGGGGACGGATGATTATTCCAGTCGGCGAGCGCTATCAACAAAACCTCATCCGCGTCACCAAACAATCAGGCGAGTTAACCCAAGAGCCTTTGCAAGCAACTCTGTTTGTTCCCATGACAGGTACGGCCGAATCTCAACGCGAGGTGCTTCCTGATCCAGCACACCCTCAGATTGCAAATGGAAACTTCGAGAAAGTAATTGGCCAGGATCGTACCCCCGAGGGTTGGCACTACTTGCGCGGAGTGAAAGTGAGTAGCGTGGGCGACGCCCCTAAATCCCCGAAGTCTCCCAAAGGAAACTATCTCTCCTTTGAAAACGCGTTGCCGGGCGAAGCGAGTCGCGCACTCCAGGGATTTGCACTCGATGGTCGAGAGGTGCGTGCTGTGCGTATCTCGGCACTTGTACGTGGTGCTGAACTGGGTCCCGGTCCAACGCCTCATCAAAGGCCGGCCATCATCTTGACCTGCTACGACAGGCGTCGAGCAGTGATCGAAAATCAAGTGCTGGGGCCGTGGCAAGGGAGTTTCGACTGGAAAGCGGTTCAGAAAGAAATTCGCGTCCCCGACGTGACTCGGGAGGCAATTTTGCGGCTGGGGCTCCTGGGAGGGACTGGAAAACTGGACATCGACCAAGTTCTTCTGGAGGTGATTGAGGATTAG
- a CDS encoding aminotransferase class V-fold PLP-dependent enzyme has translation MNQAIHSTRQTLRAAMPITRKWAYFDHAAVAPITQPAADAIATWLAQISEEGDTVWLDWVRHVANARTSAASLIGAKSDDISLLPNTTAGINLVAEGLDWHSGDNVVTLEDEFPSNLYPWMQLKHQGVETRLVPTNQGRVDPTAIAEYCDERTRVVSISWVCYSNGCRRALRPIADVAHERGAIFFVDAIQGLGVFPLDVTEDGIDALAADGHKWLLGPEGAGIAYVNQKCLEHLKPIGVGWKSVVQEGNFNLIELDLKQTAARYEGGTLNKAGFIGLGASLDLFLSLGIENIAAAILDITDQACEKLTAAGAVVCSPREGENRSGIVSFELPNHDSETFKKFCYTHSVALNCRAGRLRLSAHAYNTEEDLDRLLTAIELFKSR, from the coding sequence ATGAACCAAGCCATCCACAGCACACGCCAAACCTTACGCGCAGCAATGCCGATTACGCGGAAGTGGGCCTACTTCGATCATGCCGCGGTAGCGCCAATCACGCAACCCGCCGCTGACGCGATTGCCACTTGGCTTGCGCAGATTTCTGAGGAGGGTGACACGGTATGGCTCGATTGGGTGCGCCACGTGGCAAATGCGCGTACCAGCGCTGCCAGCCTCATTGGAGCGAAATCGGATGATATTTCACTGTTACCCAACACGACCGCGGGGATCAATCTAGTGGCCGAGGGGCTCGATTGGCACTCTGGGGACAATGTGGTGACGCTTGAAGATGAGTTTCCGTCGAATCTTTATCCCTGGATGCAACTCAAACATCAGGGCGTCGAGACTCGGCTGGTACCAACGAACCAAGGACGTGTCGACCCGACTGCTATCGCAGAATATTGCGACGAGCGAACTCGCGTCGTGAGTATCAGTTGGGTCTGTTACTCCAATGGTTGCCGACGCGCTTTGCGACCCATCGCTGATGTGGCACATGAACGGGGTGCGATATTTTTCGTCGACGCGATTCAAGGCTTGGGTGTCTTCCCCCTGGATGTGACTGAAGATGGCATTGATGCTCTAGCTGCCGATGGTCACAAGTGGCTCTTGGGTCCGGAGGGAGCAGGCATTGCCTACGTGAATCAAAAGTGTTTGGAACATCTCAAGCCCATCGGAGTCGGGTGGAAGAGTGTTGTGCAGGAAGGGAATTTCAATTTGATTGAGCTGGATCTCAAACAAACAGCTGCTCGCTATGAAGGAGGCACCCTCAACAAGGCGGGATTCATCGGACTGGGGGCTAGTCTTGATCTGTTTCTGTCGCTCGGCATAGAAAACATAGCCGCCGCCATCCTGGACATTACCGACCAAGCCTGTGAGAAGCTGACCGCTGCGGGGGCCGTGGTCTGCTCTCCTCGCGAGGGAGAGAACCGGTCTGGCATTGTCTCGTTCGAACTACCAAATCACGACTCCGAGACGTTCAAAAAATTCTGCTACACGCACTCTGTCGCCCTCAACTGCCGCGCCGGTCGCTTACGGCTTAGTGCCCATGCTTACAACACCGAAGAAGACCTGGATCGCTTACTAACAGCGATCGAGCTATTCAAATCCCGCTAG